CCCAGTCGAGGGCCGTGTAGTGTCATATTCACACATTGTGTCATGCTGTTTTGTTTACCCCATTGCAGTGAAAGTCTTGTTTAAGCCACGTCTATGAAGCAGTATGtcaccccaccaccaccaccaccaccaccaacagcCCCACATAATGAAGAGAAATGGTGTGACCTACTGATTCTATGACGCACTCTGTGCAGGAGAACATGGCGCCCACGATGGCGAAGTTCTTGGCGTACGACATCCCCCTCTGGCCCATGTCTCTGAGGACTTCTCGCGCCGTTGGAGTTTTCAGGGGGTCTTTGGGGTCGAAGCCGACGTTGGTATCGATGCCGGCGGTGAAAACGCCAAAAGCTCCTCCGAGGACGAACCCTgtggagaacaaaaaaaacaccaacatgaGTGTCTGCGCAATAAATCACAACTATATTCACAGGCTTGAGAGGAATAAAGGATGCATACTGATGTTACTACCCTTAAGTTTATTAATCATGCACGTGTGATGTACAGGAAACATTATAATAAGGCTGCAACTGACAATGACTTTCTATTATCAAGTATTGATATGGGATATGGTATTGGGGGCGGTAGTagtccatagggacttggcttgggaaccggagggtcgccggttcaagtccccgcattgaccaagtactgagtgtgaacttgTAGCTGGAGAaatgccagtttgcctcttgggcactgccaaggtacccttgagcaaggcaccaaacccccaactgctcggggcgcctgtcaggggcagccccctcgctctgacatctctccattaatgcatgtatataggtCCAGTTTGTGCATATGTGTATTTCTGGCCTGTGTGTATGTTCTACGTAAAATAACAGAGTGttaaaattgaatttcccctcaaggattaataaagtgcctttctttttcttcttcttcttgataTGTACAATACTTAACCATCAACACAGATTCCCAaagtcttcaaattgcttgcaaaagtaaattatttgtattaaagaacaaaacattgtaacttgcacactttgctaatgtatatagtatgttattgcacacctGCTAATGTATTTAgtgggttattctatgtttataatttagatttttgttaTGCTTGTTGTAATAGTCAagtatatttatactgtattccaataatctttatattttgtattcaacTTTaaggatatatttattttgtgttgacATGTGCATGTTGTGTACTGTCCCTGTGCATTGCTTGGATAACCATCTACCTTGCGTTGTCAGACTaatcagtttactatcacacaagacaaacagagagagagagagcagatgtTTGCAGAGTTTTGTGACCTAAAACCCCTCTTATCCCAGTGTCCTCTTCAAGTCCCCTTCCACATCCTGTATGCAGTTGATCCTGCAGCTCTGACACCAGTCTTTTTACCTGAAGCTGGGCGGATCACACACAGATGTGTTGTGATATGTATTATATGTCCTACTGACCTCCCACACAGGCCAGCACCGACTTGAAGGCGCAGCTCTCCATTCCTCTCTCGATCATCTTCTGCTCGTCGCTTTTAAACGGCACCGGCAGACCCCCCATGACGCCGGGACTCAGCTCCTTGATGGGTCTCTTGTCCCCGATCAGATGCTCCATAATGGTGCTGTACTGGATCGGAGGGTCGTCCATGCTGGAAGCAGCCGCAGCTGGACCTGGTAGGTCCGAGACAGCAGCGTCTGTAGCACCCGTggtggccgccatgtttctcaATGACACACACTGGTGCAGGTAAATGTAGTCAAAGACGAGCGGCTGCAGATTCGTCACATTTCTAATGTCCTGTTGATGTCTAAAAAGGGGAATAATAGGAACACAAGTTAAGCATCTATTTATAAATGTACACTATTGAATAGCAGCAGAggaaaacatatatattaacatatatttaaaaaaagaagcttttatTCTTTCAtaagatttatttaaatatgtgtCAGCACATTCGACACAAATGGCAGCCCTGCAGTAaagtcttatttatttatttatttattttctactgtgttttatttttgttaatctTGTATGTAGTGTAAGTTATATTTCCTATTTATATATGTACACTATTGAATAGCAGCAGAggaaaacatatatattaatatatattttaaaaaatgagctTTTATTCTTTCAtaagatttatttaaatatgtgtCAGCACATTCGAGACAAATGACAAATGGCAGCCCCGCAGTAaagtcttattatttatttaattattttctactcttattttatttgttgttattcttttatatcatttaagttatatttactctgacatctcctctgtctgagttgAACACGTTCAATGTAAATCTACAGTTACAgacatgtgcaataacatatgctgatcactctgcaataattatatgatgctgtgcaataattatataattatctaaaggacactttgtgcaataattatatgatgctttgccataattatataattatctgacgcaCACTTTGTGCATTAATCTGacaaaactgtaatctggcaaaactgtcatctcatcaatatacatattgtatttttatattttatattgtattatcttttatattttttatatttatcttgcactatctcttttttattgtattatcttttcataaGCACCTATGgaattgtcacaatctaatttcgttgtactacacaattacaacaaagggcttgaatcttgaatcttgaatcttaatgtttgtaaatgaatgaattaccttcaattaaaataatataaataaataaataaacaaactctACCTTCATGGAGgttatataatgtttttgttaaaaCCTTATGGTaattttggaggctgtagctTGTGTGTTGTTGAACTGTATTGCGTTATACATGAGTGTCTGACATTTTTATCCACCTCACTTATATCAATAGGGATAGCCTAATAGCTAAGCATTACGAATAATATTACagtttaattgatttcaaatattatatttgaaaTACATCTTATCCCTACAATAATCATACATTTGTTCAGCTTAAATGTATACACTTTTGTTGCAACTGTGTCAGAGaggtgtttatgtttatgtttatttattttgcacaatttaagactaaacaacataacaacaaaaataaatgaataatatacagtgcaagaagaggcaaaaaacccactgggcttatctgaagcctccacctagagaaaagattaatataaagaaataatataaatagactacataatagtgataaaaaacaattaggacaagatatatataataacaacaataacaatacagtaaataaataaaaaaagacaagtgtgtctgtgtgtgtgtgtgtgtgtgttgcgtggaagtgtatggttagtgtttgtgaggaggatattgatttaaatatctataaagacttctgggtaaTCGTatccaaacaacattgtgagtgggaaaaaataaaaaacataaaaacagatacatggacaacatggggaaaagcaagTATAAGACAGCAaataaatgaccctttaagcgacttttgaaacatttgacagatgaacagtttattgatagatttgaaaagctactccataatttggttcccctaaatcttatcgaaaattgacctctactagtgaggaatttaggaggatAGAGATCTAGAGATTGATGGGTATCCCAAGTACACAAACATTAGGCCATGAACCAACAGCTGATAAAAGGGGCATCTTCAGTGACATCAGTGAGTGTGAcacaaccagtggtggaaaataactaagtacatttaatcaAGTACTGTACATAAGTACAATTttcaggtacttgtactttacttgagtttttttttttttcatttttgtgctACTTTATATTTCGACTCCTTTACATTTTGGAGGcgaatattgtgctttttactccactacatttaaaaatagaaaatctaaataaaaaaaatcttatcgaaaattgacctctactagtgacgaatttaggaggatgaagtGTTGATTCCTCGTATTTAAGTAAATGGAATGAGTTTATTACTAGAAAGACTACATATCCCAGAATTCTCCGCGAGCACTGCGCCAAACTGCTCTTCACGCGCTGGCTCCACCTACAGGCTCCAGCACGGGCCGGTAGGTGACACTTTGATGTGACTCGCGTGCGCGAGGCGGCGGcgggcggcagcagcagcagcacgagcATCCTGaccaaacaacagcagcagcaccaccaacaCACTGAACAGGTGAGACTATGAGCTAGTGGCTAATACTCCTTTATATCTGTCAGTCTGCagcgtttcttcttcttctttttgtcacatttgttgAGTTAAAATGTGCAAACTTTACCGTTAACGGCTGTTGTCGGTGGACATTAACGAGGCAGCCAGAGAGAGTCGCTCGGTGTCAGTTGGTCGGTATCAGTTGGTTTTTGAGAGCAACGGCCAAACTGACTTTGGTGTCAACGAGCTTGTTAGCAGCATCAACAGTCACAGTAGGCGTCTTTCTCCCTGCACCTTTAGCTAATTAATGACTCTGAGGCAGACGTGTCTTTCATTCCTGAGTAATAGCGTCTGTCATCTAGCCGAAGGACAGGTTGTTGTCATGCTAATTGAATGTGTCACAGTGATGATTTTGACATGTCTTCAGATGTCCTACTCACTCTGAATGTCTCAGTTTAGCTACTTGACGTTGCACCACATGAAGTCGTGAGTTCAACAGCGTTTCTTCTTGCTTCAATAACGTCACTAAACATCCCTTTTTATTGgctcaatgttttgttttgtttttttcaatactatatttattgtttttttgttaattttgaaacaacagaacaaacattcacaaacgtccccaataataacattctcggtacaaagaaacttaacaaacctaatattaatataaaataagccagtatagatacaggaaaaaaatattatatatataaaaaaaatagataaataagttaaaagaatatacacaagtaaaaaaataaaattaaaaacaataaaattaaattaaatctatttatatatacatacatatacgcACATTGGCTCAATGTTTATGCCACCAGGGTTATAACTTAGCAAAAGTCTTATTAATGCAGTGATAGTGTTATCGTTAATGTCTGATAATGTAAAGTTTTACCTCACAACAAATGCATTCCTCCTGTGGAGGGCCACATCAGTTATAGCTATCTATTTAACAGGTCAGTGAAGATACAGCAGCTTACACTCAACcacctttaaaatgtcagaaactagAATGAAAGTCTTTGATTTTTTTGAATTtctcatattttatttaatattatataatatattttataatatatataatgtatatatatattatattatataatatgtatacatataataaataatgtatttccTTTGAATATATCCTATTATTCCTATTACTCTGCCTAAATTTAGTCAAATTGAAACATATTGAgtcaaaaaaaaattggaattaGCTCACAGAATACCTACCATGTGTTACTTTTTAATTGTAAAATGTTAAGTCCCCTCAGGTTGCTAAAACCCCTAAATTCTCCCCAAAGATACAGAGGTACATGACAGAAATACCTATTCTAATTATGGGACATGAACTCAGTGCCCTTAGTGGTAGGTGTGGCCCTGAATCCGGTTCTtttaacaatacaaatatttacttTTACCTTTTATATTACAAGGATTTGCATCAATGAAAGTTTTTCTCTCAGATCTTTATGTACGGTAGCTACTAGGCGCTGTTGAGCACCTGCTTCTCATAGGGTTGTCATACTTTCCTTCCTAAAATAAACCTGGGAATGTACAAATGATTTAACCAAATTAGCTGTACTGCTTAGGTTTtcctgtgtttttatgttaatttCACATTTGCTGTCAATGGCAAGTTGCCTTTGGAACCACTTCAGTGCGCTGCAAGCAGTTTTTTCTTCACATGATCAGCCAGACATTTGCTCCTCATTAGATCAGTGCCCTGTAAAGCAGTCAAACAAGGCCTTGTTGTGTTAAGTGTGGTTATTTGCGAAAGGTGGTTGTGGTTGTTTATGTCTTTAATAGCTCCTTAAATGCTTAATTACAGCAGACTATCCTGACTAAGCTCCTGCGTGTATACTTGCCAcgtaacattttcttttaacctaCATATCCACAGTgctccagaaacatcagatcaCTTTCCATGCTTGAATAATGAACCTTTTCTATTTTGGTCATGGCTTGCTGTGCAGCATAATTGGACATCTCAATAATGACAAAAGGGAAAGTGAAGTTGTAAAACATCTTAATTGCAGAGCTTACGTCGTAGCCTTGTGTTTATAGAAGAGGCCGGCGTTGCAGTGGAGCGCGCATCTGTCCTTTGGGAGGAACCGAATGGGCAACAAATGACAGCTTTCACTTTCTTCTGTTCCTTTTGATCATGCCAGCAGAAAGGAGAGTTAAAATATGAGCAGTGCACCAGTCATTTATGAGGCAGTCAATGCGAATGTTGTTTGTTGGTAATTATACCCTTTGTTTTTCTCATGGTTAACCATCCAAAAAGGGGAAATAGTTGGAAATTTGGCTTCTGGGCTGTTTTCAGGACTGGCTGTGCTAGACGCAAAAAGGGAGGCTGGTCTTGTGTcaatataatgagactatagcACTGAGTAAAGTGGATGCATACAGTTTTTTAACCATTGACATTTACTGATAGATGTCGTGTGAAGAGGCTCCTGTCTTTGCTGTGTCTATGATGTCTATTGTAAGAGTGTTTGTAGCCAGAAGAATTGCAAAAACACGTCTGACAACAACTAATAGGATTGCTAAATTTGCAATCTGTCTGTTTGAATTAACTATTGATTTCATGACTTTCTGTTTGTCATTGATGGAGGTAGAAGCCTCTCTTGTCCGGACTCATACTTAGCATGTCCTTGTAGCACCTGAAGAAGTGGATCTCCCTCGTTGCTGCTCTCATCCTCTGTTCAACTCATTATCCAGGACGTTTCTATCACTGGCTTGCTATTTATAGCTAGGGGTTATGTGGGGAGCACCCTTAGTTGTACAGCGGTGGTGTGGTTTGTTTTGCTAGACAGAAAATTATACCTGGTGATGTCCTTGACCACTCTGCTCAATGGGAAGAATTAAATGTGTGACACTCTAAAGGTAATTCAAGGTCTCCTCTCATTGCTGGACTCAGGAATATATCAGCAGCACTGGTGTCCTGGATTCACTTTTGTTAAATCCACACTAGGGGACTGTGATTAGAAAATTAGCTGCAGCGCTGGAGTCTTTCATCCACATGCTGTAACTCACATATGAAATGAGTctgggtggggggtggggtaTAACAACATTGAGAGTGACCTTGCCCAGCTGTGGTAAGAAGGGTGAGAATACTGCAGTGATGTAGTCCTCTACACTGTACGTCAGATGCTCACTGTTAACCTCAGATGCTCGGATGTTGAATTCCCTTCCCAGTTACTCTCTATAGCAGGAGATAGCACCATAATAATGACCTGTAGACTCATCGATCTGGGTCCACACTCTCATGCATGGGGAAAATGCACACTTTTCATAACATCCAGTACCCCAATATATTTCTGATTAGTCTACCAGCTGTGGAAAGATGCATTCACTTGCATGTCCAAATATTTGGACATACTGTACCTCACTCTAATTTATTTAGTCAAAAAAGTGCTGGTCAGGCATTTAATATAAAATCAAGACTCGTATATATCCTTATctttagagcagtggttcccaaactattttccttgaagccctcCCTACTTGCCTCTAAGAAGCTGGCTGTGTCGGAGCAGAGCAGTTTTGGAGGCCTGTGCAGGTCAACAAGTGCACGGactgtgtttcctgtttcataAAGGGATCAACTTAGCAACAATTTTCCTGGCAAACATTATCAGGTACAGCCATTAGGAATTAAagtttcagtaggcagaacgtttttggcatcattgggcaaaaagtacatgataacctttcagcatattgtaattcaagtgttctgagagataactagacttctgcacctcctcatgactctgttttcaggctttaaaaaatctagcctgtgacgggagacttgaagtcatttcagagagagagagcgttcctattggctgtgctccagctcgtgggcggtgcttggtttgtCCTCAACTGATCTCGACATggctctcattttacagctaaacagtacactacaagatgtttctgaaaacatttaaggtgagaaataggcattacaatcacagaatattgattccatttgatcagcgctgcctagtctgaccgtttggtcggagttcacgagtgattgacagctgctcagagacggcaggcaccagctcggctctgattagttgttttcctctggtctctgaaatcttgcagatgcaattaggagcaccggaggacacagaggcacatgatttttttttcagattacctgtctcatgcactactgtcaggatatagtgaccgttttataaaaataacttttttttaaatcacatttgctccatttctacccactgcagtttTAACGATTGAATGCAATGTGTTGCTTAGGATGCAAGTTGTCTTCTTGAAATGAGCTCAAATGTAAATGAGGTCTAAGATCTTATGTATTGATTCAAAGTGAGTGGTGAATAGATAACATGCAAATGTGCCCCAGCCTGGTTGGTTGTAGATGGGGTACCAGAGAGAGATGCTGACTGGGTATAGTTCATCATGAATCCTGAGCAACACAACTGTTCAGTGGGAGTCAGCACAACAGAGTGACCTGACATCACAACAGCTAAGGCACATGTATTTGTGCTCTGAGGTTAGTTTGTCAGAGCACTCTTGTTTGTCCCTATGTAACCCTTTATTTAGCCTTTATAGCTGTGAATGTTGACCCTCTTCTTTGTAACAGGATTAGCTTTCACCCTCTTCAGCATGAAGAT
This portion of the Sebastes umbrosus isolate fSebUmb1 chromosome 17, fSebUmb1.pri, whole genome shotgun sequence genome encodes:
- the timm22 gene encoding mitochondrial import inner membrane translocase subunit Tim22 encodes the protein MAATTGATDAAVSDLPGPAAAASSMDDPPIQYSTIMEHLIGDKRPIKELSPGVMGGLPVPFKSDEQKMIERGMESCAFKSVLACVGGFVLGGAFGVFTAGIDTNVGFDPKDPLKTPTAREVLRDMGQRGMSYAKNFAIVGAMFSCTECVIESHRGKSDWKNAVYSGCVTGGVIGLRAGAKAGVLGCGGFAAFSAAIEYYLR